In Fusobacterium hwasookii, a single window of DNA contains:
- a CDS encoding TRAP transporter large permease, translating to MKIFNKLEEWIGGGLFIGLFLILVVQIFARQVFDSPLIWSEELSRLMFVYVGLLGVSMGIRSQQHIMIDFLYAKFPKSMQKIVFTIIQILILGCLVFFLYFGYDLFIKKEELEIVSLGISMKWMYLALPLITLLMLVRFYQAYSENYTEGKVSIKPIFILVLMIILVLIAFIKPELFQVLKLSNYFDLGEMTVYYVLLAWLVMIFFGVPVGWSLLVACILYFALTRWKVVYFASDKLVYSLDSFSLLSVPFFILTGILMNGAGITERIFNFAKAMLGHYTGGMGHVNVAASLIFSGMSGSAIADAGGLGQLEIKAMRDEGYDDDICGGLTAASCIIGPLVPPSISMIIYGVIANQSIAKLFLSGFVPGFLTTIALMIMNYFVCKKRGYKKAAKATPQERWIAFKRSFWALLTPVLIIGGIFSGIFTPTEAAVIATFYSIILGGFIYKELTIKSFFNHCVEAVAISGVTVLMIMTVTFFGDIIAREQVAMRVAEIFIKYATSPIMVLVMINLLLLFLGMFIDALALQFLVLPMLIPIAEQVGIDLVFFGVMTTLNMMIGILTPPMGMALFVVAQVGKMSVSTVTKGVLPFLLPIFITLVIITMFPQLVLFLPNLIMGG from the coding sequence ATGAAAATATTTAATAAACTTGAAGAATGGATAGGAGGAGGTCTATTTATTGGACTATTTCTTATTCTTGTTGTACAAATTTTTGCTAGACAAGTTTTTGATAGTCCTCTTATTTGGAGTGAAGAGCTATCAAGATTAATGTTTGTTTATGTTGGTTTACTTGGGGTTAGTATGGGAATAAGAAGTCAACAACATATAATGATTGACTTCCTATATGCTAAATTCCCGAAATCAATGCAAAAAATTGTTTTTACAATTATACAAATTTTAATTTTAGGTTGTTTAGTATTCTTCTTATATTTTGGTTATGATTTATTTATAAAAAAAGAAGAATTAGAAATAGTTTCACTTGGAATTTCAATGAAGTGGATGTACTTAGCCTTACCACTTATCACATTACTAATGCTTGTTAGATTTTATCAAGCATATTCAGAAAATTATACAGAAGGTAAAGTATCTATTAAACCTATTTTTATATTAGTTTTAATGATAATTTTAGTTCTTATAGCATTCATAAAACCTGAATTATTCCAAGTTTTAAAATTATCTAATTATTTTGATCTTGGTGAAATGACTGTCTACTATGTATTACTAGCTTGGTTAGTAATGATATTTTTTGGTGTTCCTGTTGGATGGTCTTTACTTGTGGCTTGTATCCTATACTTTGCTCTTACTAGATGGAAAGTTGTATATTTTGCATCTGATAAATTAGTTTATAGCTTAGATAGTTTCAGTCTTTTAAGTGTTCCATTCTTTATATTAACAGGAATTCTAATGAATGGTGCTGGAATAACAGAAAGAATTTTTAACTTTGCTAAGGCTATGTTAGGACACTATACTGGTGGAATGGGACATGTTAATGTTGCAGCAAGTTTGATATTCTCTGGAATGTCTGGTTCAGCTATTGCAGATGCTGGTGGTTTAGGACAACTTGAAATAAAAGCAATGAGAGATGAAGGTTATGATGATGATATTTGTGGAGGACTTACAGCAGCTTCTTGTATTATAGGACCATTAGTTCCTCCTAGTATAAGTATGATTATCTATGGGGTTATAGCAAACCAATCTATTGCAAAACTATTTTTATCAGGTTTTGTTCCTGGTTTCTTAACTACTATTGCACTTATGATAATGAACTACTTTGTATGTAAAAAAAGAGGTTATAAAAAGGCTGCTAAAGCTACTCCACAAGAAAGATGGATAGCATTTAAGAGATCATTTTGGGCTTTATTAACACCTGTTTTAATAATTGGTGGTATATTCTCTGGAATTTTTACTCCAACAGAAGCAGCAGTTATTGCAACTTTCTATTCTATAATCTTAGGAGGATTTATTTATAAAGAATTAACTATAAAATCATTCTTTAATCATTGTGTTGAAGCTGTTGCAATAAGTGGAGTAACAGTGCTTATGATAATGACAGTAACTTTCTTTGGAGATATTATTGCAAGAGAACAAGTTGCAATGAGAGTGGCAGAAATATTTATTAAATATGCAACATCTCCTATAATGGTTCTTGTTATGATAAACTTATTACTTCTATTCTTAGGAATGTTTATAGATGCATTAGCTTTACAATTTTTAGTACTACCAATGTTAATTCCAATAGCAGAACAAGTTGGAATAGATTTAGTATTCTTTGGAGTTATGACAACATTAAATATGATGATTGGTATATTAACTCCACCTATGGGAATGGCTCTCTTTGTAGTTGCACAAGTTGGAAAAATGAGTGTAAGTACTGTAACAAAAGGGGTTTTACCATTCTTGTTACCAATATTCATTACTTTGGTAATTATCACTATGTTCCCACAACTTGTTTTATTCTTACCTAATCTTATAATGGGAGGATAA
- a CDS encoding sialic acid TRAP transporter substrate-binding protein SiaP, with translation MKKTSLLKMAILFGVMTTSAFAAKYNLKMGMTAGTSQNEYKAAEVFAKELKKRSNREIELKLYPNAQLGKDDLAMMQQLEGGALDFTFSETGRFSTFFPEAEVFTLPYMIKDFNHMKKAVNTKFGKDLFKKVHDKKGMTVLAQAYNGTRQTTSNKAIKSLADMKGMKLRVPSAAANLAYAKYTGAAPTPMAFSEVYLALQTNAVDGQENPLSTIKAQKFYEVQKYLAITNHILNDQLYLVSNITMEELPPNLQKVVKESAEVAAEYHTKLFMDEEKSLRDFFKGKGVTITEPNLEEFKIAMKPFYNEYTKKNGKVGEDAIKAIDAVR, from the coding sequence ATGAAAAAAACTAGTTTATTAAAAATGGCAATTTTATTTGGAGTTATGACTACTTCTGCTTTCGCAGCAAAATACAATTTAAAAATGGGAATGACTGCAGGAACTTCTCAAAATGAATATAAGGCTGCTGAAGTATTTGCAAAAGAATTAAAGAAAAGATCTAATAGAGAAATTGAATTAAAATTATATCCAAATGCACAATTAGGTAAAGATGACCTTGCTATGATGCAACAATTAGAAGGTGGAGCTTTGGACTTTACTTTCTCTGAAACTGGAAGATTCTCAACATTCTTCCCAGAAGCAGAAGTATTTACTTTACCTTATATGATTAAGGATTTCAACCATATGAAAAAAGCTGTAAATACTAAATTTGGTAAAGACTTATTTAAAAAAGTACATGATAAAAAAGGTATGACTGTTCTAGCACAAGCATATAATGGAACTAGACAAACAACTTCTAATAAAGCTATAAAATCTTTGGCAGATATGAAAGGAATGAAATTAAGAGTTCCATCAGCTGCTGCTAACTTAGCTTATGCAAAATATACTGGTGCAGCTCCTACACCTATGGCTTTCTCAGAAGTTTACCTTGCATTACAAACAAATGCTGTTGATGGACAAGAAAATCCTCTATCAACAATAAAGGCACAAAAATTCTATGAAGTTCAAAAATATTTAGCTATAACTAACCATATATTAAATGACCAATTATATCTTGTAAGTAATATTACTATGGAAGAATTACCACCAAATCTTCAAAAAGTTGTAAAAGAATCAGCTGAAGTTGCTGCTGAATATCATACAAAATTATTTATGGATGAAGAAAAATCACTTAGAGATTTCTTTAAAGGTAAAGGAGTTACTATAACTGAACCAAACTTAGAAGAATTCAAAATAGCTATGAAACCATTCTATAATGAATATACAAAGAAAAATGGAAAAGTTGGAGAAGACGCAATAAAAGCAATAGATGCTGTTAGATAA
- a CDS encoding LacI family DNA-binding transcriptional regulator, translated as MITQKELAARLGLSRTTIARAINNSSNIKPETKEKILKLVKELGYEKNYVGSLLASKKKIVYSFIVESKNSYYTEQIKLGIKGAKKEYKHYNLEIIEIVTDINKPMEQVLELQKLLNSDKQIDGIIIIPLDKVKIMDLINPYLEKIKFISLSVFLSKKIAYVGTDYEKCGRLAAEFLGKTLNSDDKVLVIDNGDDNISSKYYLNGFLDRANKDKINIVGPIKKNGVEDSLIYLEDTFKEKNIKSIFINRYAQDILLELPDNILKKQKNITTGIGNRIRKLIIEKKILATVADDVYNTGYKACQLMVDMLYKEIGKKVKNIILEPQILLIENLK; from the coding sequence ATGATAACACAAAAAGAACTTGCAGCTCGTTTAGGGCTTAGTAGAACAACCATAGCAAGAGCTATAAATAATAGCTCAAATATAAAACCTGAAACTAAGGAAAAAATATTAAAACTTGTAAAAGAATTAGGTTATGAAAAAAACTATGTTGGTAGCTTACTTGCAAGTAAAAAGAAAATAGTTTATAGCTTTATTGTAGAGTCAAAAAATAGTTACTATACAGAACAAATAAAACTTGGGATAAAAGGAGCAAAAAAAGAATATAAACACTATAATTTAGAAATTATAGAAATAGTTACTGATATAAATAAACCTATGGAACAAGTTTTAGAATTACAGAAATTATTAAATTCAGATAAACAAATAGATGGAATTATAATTATTCCACTAGATAAAGTAAAAATTATGGATTTAATTAATCCTTATTTAGAAAAAATTAAATTTATATCTCTAAGTGTTTTTCTATCTAAAAAGATAGCTTATGTAGGAACTGACTATGAAAAATGTGGTCGTCTTGCTGCTGAATTTTTAGGAAAAACTCTAAATTCTGATGATAAAGTTTTAGTTATAGATAATGGAGATGATAATATTTCTTCTAAATACTATCTTAATGGCTTTTTAGATAGAGCAAACAAGGATAAAATAAATATAGTTGGACCTATCAAAAAAAATGGAGTAGAAGATTCTTTAATATATTTAGAAGATACTTTTAAAGAGAAGAATATTAAATCAATATTCATTAATAGATATGCCCAAGATATTTTATTAGAACTTCCAGATAATATTTTGAAAAAGCAAAAAAATATAACAACTGGAATAGGAAATAGAATAAGAAAGTTAATAATTGAAAAAAAAATATTAGCAACTGTTGCTGATGATGTCTACAACACAGGATATAAGGCCTGTCAACTTATGGTTGATATGCTTTATAAAGAAATAGGAAAAAAAGTTAAAAATATAATTTTAGAACCACAAATTTTACTTATAGAAAATTTAAAATAA
- a CDS encoding cyclically-permuted mutarotase family protein, with protein MSKKIFYLLFFIFLSSFGYASKTLSIENKRLVWDYAGSLPAQKGFDKNIGTAGLLQGVIGDYIVVGGGANFPEALEKGGKKVTHKDLYLLKDVNGKLKTIEQVQLDYPIGYGASVSVKEENAIYYLGGSPDSEHMRDVLKVTLKNGKLKTEIYAKLPLGFENGVAQYKDGKIYYGVGKIENSEGKNVNSNRFYAFDLKTKETKELASFPGEARQQTVGQILNNKFYVFSGGSNVSYVDGYAYNFKTNTWEKVADVNIDNEKILLLGANSIKIANDKMLVIGGFNYDLWNEANDKLSNLKDEELKNYKAAYFGAEPNSYNWNRKILVFDATKNSWKSIGEVPFDAPCGAALLMKNDSIYSINGEIKPGVRTERMYKAYIISK; from the coding sequence ATGAGTAAAAAGATTTTTTATTTATTATTCTTTATATTTTTATCTTCTTTTGGATATGCTAGTAAAACTTTATCTATTGAAAACAAAAGATTAGTTTGGGACTATGCTGGTAGTTTACCTGCTCAAAAAGGATTTGATAAAAATATAGGAACAGCTGGTCTACTACAAGGTGTTATAGGTGACTATATTGTAGTTGGCGGTGGAGCTAATTTCCCAGAAGCATTAGAAAAAGGTGGAAAAAAAGTTACACATAAAGACTTATATCTACTAAAAGATGTAAATGGTAAATTAAAAACTATTGAACAAGTACAATTAGATTATCCTATTGGTTATGGAGCTTCAGTAAGTGTAAAAGAAGAAAATGCTATTTACTATTTAGGAGGTAGCCCTGACAGCGAACATATGAGAGATGTTCTAAAAGTTACTTTAAAAAATGGTAAATTAAAAACTGAAATTTATGCAAAACTTCCTTTAGGTTTTGAAAATGGAGTAGCTCAATACAAAGATGGAAAAATTTATTATGGTGTTGGAAAAATAGAAAATTCTGAAGGGAAAAATGTAAATAGTAATAGATTCTATGCTTTTGATTTAAAAACAAAGGAAACAAAAGAACTTGCATCATTCCCAGGAGAAGCAAGACAACAAACAGTTGGACAAATTCTAAATAATAAATTTTATGTTTTCAGTGGTGGTTCAAATGTTTCTTATGTTGATGGTTATGCTTATAACTTCAAAACAAATACTTGGGAAAAAGTAGCTGATGTTAACATAGATAATGAAAAAATCTTATTACTTGGAGCTAATTCTATAAAAATTGCCAATGATAAAATGCTTGTTATAGGTGGATTTAATTATGATTTATGGAATGAAGCTAATGATAAACTTAGTAATTTAAAAGATGAAGAATTAAAAAATTATAAGGCTGCTTATTTTGGAGCAGAACCTAATTCATATAATTGGAATAGAAAAATTTTAGTTTTTGATGCCACAAAAAATTCTTGGAAATCAATAGGAGAAGTTCCATTTGATGCACCTTGTGGGGCAGCTCTTCTAATGAAAAATGATAGTATCTACTCTATAAATGGAGAAATAAAACCAGGAGTTAGAACAGAAAGAATGTACAAAGCTTATATTATATCTAAATAA
- a CDS encoding ATP-binding protein — protein sequence MNNRIKFLVSSPENQYLERKSARIEPLDILKHLVAFANADGGSLIIGVEDNGEVTGFNTSKAHKIEEFKNIALTKLKDSPILPKYEILEVKNEKGEENKILVISVEPAYDRVIKSYDNNVYLRQFDKTEKLNHEQITQLEYDRGQRYFEDEVVEDSSMEDIDLELVESYRKNMDLMNSNLEDILKARNFIKKGLLTNACVLLFAKEPTKYLPQARLKFIRYDGVKANVGTEINIIKEITFDKAIPKIIKEVKEFIKTQLREFQYLDGEEGNFKSMPEYPEFAWFEGIVNALTHRNYSIRGEYIRFIMFDDRIEIHSPGKLPNIVTIENILTQRYSRNPRIARILSEFGWVKEMNEGVKRIYSEMEKFFLRKPVYSEPGNNVLLVLENNILNRNVRIDDNLKKLIDEEMYKELNFIEKEIMKFSFMNKKITVADLSKNINKTTVTTRMYLKKLVTLGLLEWHGTNPKDPTQFYSLKK from the coding sequence ATGAATAATAGAATTAAATTTTTAGTATCTTCTCCTGAGAATCAATATCTTGAAAGAAAAAGTGCAAGAATAGAACCTCTTGATATATTGAAACATTTAGTTGCATTTGCAAATGCAGATGGAGGTTCACTGATAATTGGTGTGGAAGATAATGGAGAAGTAACAGGATTTAATACTTCCAAAGCACATAAAATAGAGGAATTTAAAAATATAGCTCTTACAAAATTAAAAGATAGTCCTATTTTACCAAAATATGAAATATTAGAAGTAAAAAATGAAAAAGGTGAAGAAAATAAAATTTTAGTAATTTCAGTTGAACCTGCATATGATAGAGTTATAAAATCATATGATAACAATGTTTATTTAAGACAATTTGATAAAACAGAAAAATTAAATCATGAACAAATAACTCAATTAGAATATGATAGAGGACAGAGATATTTTGAAGATGAAGTAGTTGAAGATTCTTCAATGGAAGATATTGACCTAGAGTTAGTTGAGTCTTATAGAAAAAATATGGATTTAATGAATTCAAATTTAGAAGACATATTAAAAGCAAGAAATTTTATTAAAAAAGGACTTCTAACTAATGCTTGTGTACTTTTATTTGCAAAAGAACCCACAAAATATCTACCTCAAGCTAGACTAAAATTTATTAGATATGACGGAGTCAAAGCTAATGTAGGAACTGAAATAAATATAATAAAAGAAATAACTTTTGACAAGGCTATTCCCAAAATAATAAAAGAAGTAAAAGAATTTATAAAAACTCAGTTAAGAGAATTTCAATATTTAGATGGTGAAGAGGGGAATTTTAAATCAATGCCAGAATATCCAGAATTTGCTTGGTTTGAAGGTATAGTTAATGCTTTAACACATAGAAATTATTCTATCAGAGGAGAATATATAAGATTTATTATGTTTGATGATAGGATAGAAATACATAGTCCAGGAAAATTACCTAATATTGTTACTATTGAAAATATTCTGACACAACGTTATTCTAGAAATCCTAGAATAGCTAGAATACTGTCAGAATTTGGCTGGGTTAAGGAAATGAATGAAGGTGTTAAAAGGATATATAGTGAAATGGAAAAATTCTTTTTAAGGAAACCAGTTTATTCAGAACCAGGGAATAATGTTTTACTTGTTTTAGAAAATAATATATTAAATAGAAATGTCAGAATAGATGATAATTTAAAAAAATTAATTGATGAAGAAATGTATAAAGAGTTGAATTTTATAGAAAAGGAAATTATGAAATTTTCTTTTATGAATAAAAAAATTACAGTAGCTGATTTATCTAAAAATATAAATAAAACTACAGTGACAACTCGCATGTATTTAAAAAAATTGGTAACATTAGGCTTATTAGAATGGCATGGAACAAACCCAAAAGATCCTACACAATTTTATAGTTTAAAGAAATAA
- a CDS encoding restriction endonuclease subunit S, whose protein sequence is MSKLDELIKELCPNGVEFKKLGELGTIYNGLTGKNKNDFLEGNKRYITYVNVFNNISIDIGSQDKVKIDENEKQNKVEYGDIIFTASSENIEDVGMTSVLTSIIEEDLYLNSFCFGFRFKNNIMSPSFSKYLFRSENLRKQIRKTANGVTRFNISKEKIKEILIPILPLKIQEEIVRILDDYTKSVEELKEKLNSEFIAREKQYEFYRNLLLTFETENNSLSKTRQDKTRHK, encoded by the coding sequence ATGAGTAAATTAGATGAATTGATAAAAGAGTTATGCCCTAATGGAGTGGAATTTAAAAAGTTAGGAGAACTTGGAACTATTTATAATGGATTAACAGGTAAAAATAAAAATGATTTTTTAGAAGGAAATAAAAGATATATAACATATGTAAATGTTTTTAATAATATCTCAATAGATATAGGGAGCCAAGATAAAGTAAAAATAGATGAAAATGAAAAACAAAATAAAGTAGAGTATGGTGACATAATATTTACAGCTTCCTCAGAAAATATAGAGGATGTCGGAATGACCTCAGTATTAACAAGTATAATTGAAGAAGACTTATATTTGAATAGTTTTTGTTTTGGTTTTAGATTTAAAAATAATATCATGTCTCCAAGTTTTTCAAAATATTTATTTCGTTCAGAAAATTTAAGAAAACAGATAAGAAAAACTGCAAATGGTGTAACAAGATTTAATATTTCTAAGGAAAAAATAAAAGAAATATTAATTCCTATACTTCCTTTAAAAATTCAAGAAGAGATAGTTAGAATTTTGGATGATTATACAAAATCAGTAGAAGAATTAAAAGAAAAATTAAATAGTGAGTTTATTGCAAGAGAAAAACAATATGAATTTTATAGAAATTTATTATTGACATTTGAGACAGAAAATAATAGCCTGTCTAAGACAAGACAAGACAAGACAAGACATAAATAA
- a CDS encoding restriction endonuclease subunit S, with product MCNFRNIKLELAEVFELKNGYTPSKSISEYWENGDINWFKIEDINTNGRVLNNSIEKVNKKGIKGKLFPKNTLIISTSATIGEYALITKEFLCNQRFTCLITKEEYKDVVLPMFLKHYAYILSKKCRENIKVGNFPSVDMNKFKKIPILLPPLEVQKRIVEVLDNFEKICNDLNIDLPAEIEVRQKQYEFYRNFLLTFKEDSVNSLRQDKTRYI from the coding sequence ATGTGCAATTTTAGAAATATAAAACTTGAATTAGCAGAAGTATTTGAATTAAAAAACGGATATACTCCATCAAAATCTATTTCAGAATATTGGGAAAATGGAGATATCAATTGGTTTAAAATAGAAGATATAAATACTAATGGGAGAGTACTTAATAATTCAATAGAAAAAGTAAATAAAAAAGGCATTAAAGGGAAATTATTTCCTAAAAACACATTAATAATTTCAACATCAGCAACGATAGGAGAGTATGCTTTGATAACAAAAGAGTTTTTATGTAATCAAAGATTCACTTGTTTAATAACAAAAGAAGAATATAAAGATGTTGTATTGCCTATGTTTTTAAAACATTATGCCTATATTTTATCAAAAAAATGTAGAGAAAATATAAAAGTAGGGAATTTTCCGTCAGTAGATATGAATAAATTTAAAAAAATTCCTATTCTTTTACCACCATTAGAGGTACAAAAAAGAATAGTAGAAGTTTTAGATAACTTTGAAAAAATATGTAATGACTTAAATATAGATCTTCCTGCTGAAATAGAAGTAAGACAAAAACAATATGAATTTTATAGAAATTTTCTCTTGACATTCAAAGAAGATAGTGTAAACTCCCTAAGACAAGACAAGACAAGATATATATAG
- a CDS encoding restriction endonuclease subunit S produces the protein MKNGSDYKKFNTGNIPVYGSGGIINYTDTYIYDKESVLIPRKGSIGNLFYVDKPFWTVDTIFYTVIDKDIVIPKYIYYYLSKVNLEKLNTAGGVPSLTQTVLNKILIPLPPLEEQQRIVDILDRFDKLCNDISEGLPAEIEARQKQYEYFREKLLTFKNIND, from the coding sequence ATAAAAAACGGTTCGGATTATAAAAAATTTAATACAGGAAATATTCCAGTTTATGGTTCAGGAGGAATAATTAATTATACAGATACATATATTTATGATAAAGAATCTGTTTTAATTCCAAGAAAAGGTTCAATAGGAAATTTATTTTATGTAGATAAACCTTTTTGGACAGTAGATACTATTTTTTATACTGTGATAGATAAAGATATAGTTATACCAAAATATATATATTATTATCTAAGTAAAGTGAATTTAGAGAAGTTAAATACAGCTGGTGGAGTACCAAGTTTAACTCAAACAGTATTGAATAAAATACTTATACCTTTACCACCATTAGAAGAACAACAAAGAATAGTTGATATCTTAGACAGATTTGATAAATTATGTAATGATATATCAGAGGGATTGCCAGCAGAGATAGAAGCAAGACAAAAACAATATGAGTATTTTAGAGAAAAATTACTAACTTTTAAAAATATAAATGATTAA